From Halapricum desulfuricans, a single genomic window includes:
- a CDS encoding NAD(P)/FAD-dependent oxidoreductase: MTESRQAVTGDLDAMRREEHDLVVVGGGPAGLGAAQAAYDEGVDDIVILERDFELGGILQQCVHPGFGLEYFEEELTGPEYAQQFIENVAERGVDIRLDTMVLEVTHDRTVYAVNDEDGVTEIDAEKVILAMGCRERTRDALDIPGSRPAGIFTAGTAQRLINMEGKLPGEKAVILGSGDVGLIMARHMHLEGAEVEAVLEIMPYTGGITRNVVQCLEDFDIPLRTQQTITEIHGNDRVEGVTVQEVDEDFEPIPGTEYEIECDTILLSVGLIPENELSVDAGVELHSVTGGPIVDETRETNVEDIYACGNVLHVHDVVDWVTEESMIAGRSAARSLQDRVETREEPIEIESTGKLRYVVPDRISTVDPDREEIPLYMRVHAPMEDVFVTLSSGGEQLARTFERRAEPGEMVTLNVDSDTLAELPEPRLELDVVQREEA; encoded by the coding sequence ATGACTGAAAGCCGACAGGCAGTTACCGGTGACCTCGACGCGATGCGTCGAGAAGAACACGACCTGGTTGTGGTCGGCGGCGGTCCCGCCGGACTGGGGGCCGCACAGGCTGCCTACGACGAGGGTGTCGACGACATCGTGATCCTCGAACGCGACTTCGAACTCGGCGGCATCCTCCAGCAGTGTGTCCACCCCGGCTTCGGGCTGGAGTACTTCGAGGAGGAGCTGACGGGGCCGGAGTACGCCCAGCAGTTCATCGAGAACGTCGCCGAGCGCGGCGTCGATATCCGGCTGGACACGATGGTGCTTGAGGTCACTCACGACCGGACCGTCTACGCCGTCAACGACGAGGACGGCGTGACCGAGATCGACGCCGAGAAAGTGATCCTCGCGATGGGCTGTCGCGAGCGGACGCGGGACGCGCTGGACATCCCCGGCTCGCGGCCGGCCGGCATCTTCACCGCGGGGACCGCCCAGCGGCTGATCAACATGGAGGGAAAACTGCCCGGCGAGAAGGCCGTCATCCTCGGCTCCGGCGACGTCGGGCTCATCATGGCCCGTCACATGCACCTCGAAGGTGCCGAGGTCGAGGCCGTGCTCGAGATCATGCCCTACACGGGCGGGATCACTCGCAACGTCGTCCAGTGTCTGGAGGACTTCGACATCCCGCTTCGTACCCAGCAGACGATCACGGAGATCCACGGGAACGACCGCGTCGAGGGGGTCACCGTCCAAGAGGTCGACGAGGACTTCGAACCGATCCCGGGGACCGAATACGAGATCGAGTGTGACACCATACTGCTCTCGGTCGGGTTGATCCCCGAGAACGAACTGTCGGTCGACGCCGGCGTCGAGTTACACTCGGTGACCGGCGGGCCGATCGTCGACGAGACGCGCGAGACCAACGTCGAGGACATCTACGCCTGCGGGAACGTCCTGCACGTCCACGACGTGGTCGACTGGGTCACCGAGGAGAGCATGATCGCCGGTCGCAGTGCCGCCCGGTCGTTGCAGGATCGCGTCGAGACCCGCGAGGAACCGATCGAGATCGAAAGCACGGGGAAACTGCGCTACGTCGTCCCGGACCGGATCTCGACGGTCGATCCCGACCGCGAGGAGATCCCGCTGTACATGCGCGTCCACGCGCCGATGGAGGACGTGTTCGTCACGCTCTCCTCGGGCGGCGAGCAGCTGGCCCGGACCTTCGAACGGCGGGCCGAACCCGGCGAGATGGTCACGCTGAACGTCGACAGCGATACTCTCGCGGAGTTGCCCGAGCCGCGGCTCGAACTGGATGTCGTTCAACGGGAGGAAGCATGA
- a CDS encoding DsrE family protein: MDLGIIVETNDPEKVWNGFRLANTAIEDGHSVETFLLGDGVEAPDLEHPKLNPHGAIRKYTLNDGELLACGTCMDSRDLEADELRPRGSIKGNSASTPTHRGRGVKRVTPCSNPNN, from the coding sequence ATGGACCTGGGCATCATCGTCGAGACGAACGATCCGGAAAAGGTCTGGAACGGCTTCCGGCTCGCGAACACGGCGATAGAAGACGGTCACTCGGTCGAGACGTTTCTCCTCGGTGACGGTGTCGAGGCGCCCGATCTCGAACACCCGAAGTTGAACCCGCACGGCGCGATACGCAAGTACACACTCAACGACGGCGAACTGTTAGCCTGTGGTACCTGTATGGACTCGCGCGATCTCGAAGCCGACGAGCTGCGTCCGCGTGGCTCTATAAAAGGGAACAGCGCGAGTACCCCGACCCACCGTGGTCGGGGGGTGAAGCGCGTCACCCCGTGCAGTAATCCAAACAATTAA
- a CDS encoding YIP1 family protein — protein MTQWIKDPEGGRDRGPRAIARAWFEVLTAPRRFFRAGVAPADQAPGLFFLMSVVLFAEGGRYLLAGAAPAVGSHPVAGPVLALLLTVVLVAPVALHLLVALQVLVLMGLVPDRAGVSETVQVLAYASAPCVVAGVPIPAVRLLCTVYGFVLLVVGLAVVHGTNYRRATVAAIPTAAIGFGYGFRGFEAASKVLRASVELLAF, from the coding sequence GTGACACAGTGGATCAAGGATCCGGAGGGCGGGCGCGACCGGGGGCCGCGAGCGATCGCTCGCGCCTGGTTCGAGGTTCTGACGGCACCGCGGCGGTTCTTCCGGGCGGGCGTCGCCCCGGCCGATCAGGCTCCGGGGCTGTTTTTCCTCATGAGCGTCGTGCTGTTCGCCGAAGGGGGGCGGTACCTGCTCGCCGGCGCCGCGCCCGCAGTCGGGAGCCATCCGGTCGCCGGCCCGGTGCTGGCGCTGTTGCTGACGGTGGTACTCGTCGCGCCGGTCGCGTTGCACCTGCTGGTCGCGCTGCAGGTACTCGTCCTGATGGGGCTAGTCCCCGATCGGGCGGGCGTCAGCGAGACTGTCCAGGTGCTCGCGTACGCGAGCGCGCCGTGTGTCGTCGCGGGCGTCCCGATCCCGGCAGTCAGACTGCTGTGTACAGTATACGGGTTCGTGTTGCTGGTCGTCGGTCTCGCCGTCGTCCACGGGACGAACTACCGGCGGGCGACCGTGGCCGCGATCCCGACGGCTGCGATCGGGTTCGGATACGGCTTCCGCGGGTTCGAAGCCGCGAGCAAAGTCCTTAGAGCGTCAGTCGAATTGCTCGCGTTCTGA
- a CDS encoding glycosyltransferase, which produces MSESQTARLHSVIWYLSVLVALVGLASVSTGRLLTGAAFGVAGGSTLVVLSLLSTWQIHRDKFGHAVGGTLGILAVASIFFVAIVVSVDVFSLGFPTDVRVVAFATGLQAMLFILSVRSPSSSPIARWLAPVTGHITVLFGSAQALGWGPFTSRTVLLAYAVGFSLLALHAFWMRQRANERVIPPRPDTDPRRWEAVLIVAVFVAVISAAIADLVVRPGTAELAVRSGGLIPESAVAQTAAAIAAGAAVVGFSTIAAPPSPPGFLDVLTGTRATVVQHALTLILLLNMLLAVVLMAAPWGFYPVLGVFLAWLAIGVSVEYASVVHARRKRPTTASPAPPLPQDPSITVVVAAYNDEAVLSESLSHNIEELAPLPFVVVPASRSTDDTVAVANEFQRQYPDRVRAVEGVGDTKAADLNDVWASIDTEFALVLDSDEIVDTEFVARGLHALEEQPELGIAQGRKVSEAPRESSLALFGSVERQQSTWLEHRFMHDVFGAGHFAGSAALIRREVPSSVGGWSPAVLTEDIDLTVRLQLQTDWEIAYDMEMVALESTPENSRELVRQRQRWTRGWAQVAERYLGTMLRSRGVGTRRTIGMSWLLFAAVSAPLATIFPTLLVLPFLGIGGGLPLLAAVVLALYLLPARGISFGYAALRDPTIPLPTTLGNAVKIVVYGYLWIVLNWIVQIHSLYLEIGGSPGVWHVTRKQTREEMRRQASVHETTVVAGTNPFSRWYRTRIGQPTTDGEILGYWLYVLGTILGVLGVWLLFNSHSAGPARQWSIVLASASLVLLMAGPAIRLPLRRSSTLLTYLGMAISAVALVWFVVAYPAQWSTDTGHPTIIALYTVGVFVIAISAAVVPLVTKSVEPDQPTTTPDETVGAQQTPVETTPRLSSDEL; this is translated from the coding sequence ATGTCCGAGTCCCAGACCGCCAGGCTGCACAGCGTTATCTGGTATCTTTCCGTGCTGGTAGCGCTCGTCGGCCTCGCCAGTGTGAGCACAGGCCGTTTGCTGACCGGGGCAGCTTTCGGTGTGGCTGGCGGGAGTACCCTCGTCGTATTGTCCCTGCTTTCGACGTGGCAGATTCACCGTGACAAGTTCGGGCACGCCGTCGGCGGCACGCTCGGCATTCTCGCCGTCGCAAGCATCTTCTTCGTGGCTATAGTGGTCAGTGTCGACGTTTTCTCGCTCGGTTTCCCGACCGACGTTCGGGTAGTCGCATTTGCGACGGGACTGCAGGCAATGCTTTTCATCCTATCGGTTCGCTCACCGAGTAGTTCCCCGATCGCACGATGGCTCGCCCCAGTCACTGGCCATATCACAGTGCTTTTTGGCTCCGCCCAGGCGCTTGGATGGGGGCCGTTCACGTCCAGAACGGTCTTGCTGGCCTACGCAGTCGGCTTTTCGTTGCTTGCCCTGCACGCGTTCTGGATGCGCCAGCGCGCTAACGAGCGTGTCATCCCCCCGCGTCCTGACACCGATCCACGACGATGGGAGGCGGTACTAATCGTCGCCGTGTTCGTTGCCGTGATCAGCGCTGCGATCGCGGACCTCGTTGTTCGGCCCGGCACTGCCGAACTCGCCGTCCGATCCGGTGGGCTGATTCCCGAGAGCGCTGTCGCACAGACGGCGGCCGCGATCGCTGCCGGGGCAGCTGTCGTCGGATTCTCGACGATCGCCGCTCCACCGTCACCGCCCGGATTTCTCGATGTCCTCACTGGCACTCGCGCAACGGTCGTACAGCACGCTCTCACGCTTATCCTCCTGTTGAACATGCTGCTCGCCGTCGTGTTGATGGCCGCCCCGTGGGGCTTCTATCCGGTACTGGGTGTGTTCCTCGCGTGGCTTGCTATCGGAGTTTCGGTCGAATACGCGTCCGTGGTCCACGCCCGCCGCAAGCGGCCAACGACGGCGTCTCCGGCCCCGCCGCTACCCCAGGATCCGTCCATCACCGTGGTCGTAGCCGCTTACAACGATGAGGCTGTCCTTTCAGAGAGCCTGTCACACAACATTGAGGAGTTGGCTCCGCTCCCATTCGTCGTCGTACCAGCCAGTCGATCTACGGACGACACCGTCGCGGTCGCAAACGAATTCCAACGGCAGTATCCGGATCGGGTCCGGGCCGTCGAAGGTGTCGGCGATACCAAAGCCGCAGATCTCAACGATGTGTGGGCCTCCATCGACACGGAGTTCGCTCTCGTGCTGGATTCGGATGAGATTGTCGACACCGAGTTCGTTGCGCGGGGTCTACACGCCCTCGAGGAGCAGCCCGAGCTAGGTATCGCGCAAGGGCGGAAGGTATCGGAGGCCCCACGCGAAAGTTCGCTGGCGCTGTTTGGCAGTGTCGAACGCCAGCAAAGTACGTGGCTTGAGCACCGGTTCATGCACGATGTCTTCGGTGCGGGCCATTTCGCCGGCTCCGCTGCGTTGATCCGACGGGAAGTCCCTTCCTCGGTAGGCGGCTGGTCACCGGCGGTGCTGACTGAGGACATCGATCTCACAGTTCGCCTCCAACTCCAGACCGACTGGGAGATTGCCTACGACATGGAGATGGTCGCACTGGAATCGACACCCGAGAACAGTCGCGAATTGGTGCGCCAGCGCCAGCGGTGGACCCGTGGATGGGCACAGGTCGCCGAACGATACTTGGGAACGATGCTTCGATCTCGGGGTGTGGGAACACGACGAACTATCGGGATGTCGTGGCTCCTGTTTGCCGCGGTGAGCGCGCCGCTCGCCACGATATTCCCCACGTTGCTCGTGCTACCGTTCCTCGGAATCGGCGGCGGGCTGCCGTTGCTCGCAGCGGTCGTGCTGGCGTTGTATCTGCTCCCTGCTCGCGGGATATCCTTCGGGTACGCAGCACTGCGAGACCCCACGATTCCCCTTCCGACCACGCTCGGGAACGCGGTAAAGATCGTCGTCTATGGCTATCTCTGGATCGTGCTCAACTGGATCGTCCAGATCCACAGTCTCTACCTCGAAATCGGCGGCTCACCGGGTGTGTGGCACGTGACGCGGAAACAGACAAGGGAAGAGATGCGACGGCAAGCGAGCGTCCATGAGACGACGGTCGTAGCCGGCACAAATCCCTTCAGCCGCTGGTACAGAACCCGGATCGGTCAGCCGACCACGGACGGTGAGATTCTCGGCTACTGGCTGTATGTGCTCGGCACGATACTGGGTGTTCTCGGTGTCTGGCTGTTGTTCAACAGCCACTCCGCGGGACCCGCTCGTCAGTGGTCGATCGTCCTCGCCTCGGCAAGTCTGGTCCTACTGATGGCCGGGCCGGCAATCCGATTGCCGCTTCGACGCAGTAGCACCTTACTCACCTATCTCGGGATGGCGATCTCCGCGGTGGCACTCGTCTGGTTCGTCGTCGCATACCCCGCTCAGTGGAGTACCGACACGGGTCACCCTACGATCATCGCCCTCTACACGGTTGGTGTGTTCGTCATCGCGATCAGTGCTGCAGTCGTTCCACTCGTGACCAAAAGTGTCGAACCCGACCAGCCAACGACCACACCCGACGAAACAGTCGGTGCTCAGCAAACGCCTGTCGAAACCACGCCCCGACTCTCGTCGGACGAGCTCTGA
- a CDS encoding METTL5 family protein, whose protein sequence is MVTKSALAQQLGVVAGFDDPRAPLEQYRTPPEVAASLIHTADLQGDIEGRTVVDLGCGTGMLALAAALRGPRRVVGVDLDAAPLATARDNERRVGTTSAVDWVRADATKLPLSVENATVVMNPPFGAQDGNEHADRAFLETASEIATVSYSIHNEGSQSFVESFAADNGGDVTHAFAVELDIPHQFDFHESGTEVIDAEAFRIEWGQ, encoded by the coding sequence ATGGTCACAAAGAGCGCGCTCGCCCAGCAGTTGGGCGTCGTTGCCGGGTTCGACGATCCGCGGGCCCCACTCGAACAGTACCGGACGCCCCCGGAAGTCGCTGCGAGTCTGATCCATACGGCGGATCTGCAGGGTGACATCGAGGGACGGACGGTGGTCGATCTCGGTTGCGGGACGGGCATGCTCGCGCTGGCGGCCGCGTTGCGCGGGCCGCGGCGGGTCGTCGGGGTAGACCTCGACGCGGCCCCGCTGGCGACGGCCCGGGACAACGAACGCCGCGTCGGAACGACCAGTGCCGTCGACTGGGTCCGCGCAGACGCCACGAAGCTACCGCTGTCGGTCGAGAACGCGACGGTCGTGATGAACCCGCCCTTTGGCGCCCAGGACGGCAACGAACACGCCGACCGCGCGTTTCTGGAGACGGCAAGCGAGATTGCGACCGTTTCCTACTCGATCCACAACGAGGGCAGCCAGTCGTTTGTCGAGTCGTTCGCGGCGGACAACGGCGGGGACGTCACCCACGCGTTCGCGGTCGAACTCGATATTCCACACCAGTTCGACTTTCACGAGTCCGGGACCGAGGTGATCGACGCCGAGGCGTTCCGGATCGAGTGGGGTCAGTAG
- a CDS encoding DHH family phosphoesterase, with amino-acid sequence MGSCIICGKSVDGKICDIHQEDVAFEFRGSSPDQLTSGRYYKGTVDGFAEFGVFVDVGDSVTGLLHESELDGRLDNLEWEPGDAVYVQVKNVRDNGNIDLGWSIRQSDREFRGKLIDDPAFDEPKHPKEIDGSAPDTGDTSDASESEQTAADASSDEAAEAVTASKTETASEQSDEPSGRPEAGGVRTRQADSDGPEAGETRTAAETVASEEADEAPLVTVDSLGDRIGETVRLEGKIESARQTSGPTVFELADGTGTVDCAAFEEAGVRAYPDIGEDDVVRLSGEVRERRGELQVETEQLTALEDDERETVRERMEAALTEKARPGALDLLAEDEMLSSLSESFRDAAGEIRRAVFEERPVIVRHSATADGYVAGAAIERATLPLIREEHSRSDAEYHYFDRRPLEGDVYEMGDATKDVTTMLGNRERHDEQLPLYVFVAVGGTRESLDGLEFLDVYDAPRVVIDTVAEPEIADEVETVVSPDADPATLTTVDGQLDGPTTAAIAANVATHVNEDVREDLLHLPAVSFWEEPPEAYAEAARQAGYESDTLADIRDAVALEAYYQSYEDKRQLIADLLFAGRASDVADDEARGLAGHVSEQFRSKLETAVETAEANVDRRTVDGVEVAVLDTEAFTHRFDFPPETLLLDELLRQLRSDVDAIVGIGEDDLHLRSEHALDVRTVATRIDEAVPDAGVEAQSSRSQQIAFLAGRRDAVLDAALETVAGQLA; translated from the coding sequence ATGGGTTCGTGCATCATTTGCGGCAAATCTGTTGACGGTAAGATCTGCGACATTCACCAAGAGGACGTCGCATTCGAGTTTCGAGGATCGAGTCCCGATCAGTTGACATCCGGCCGCTACTACAAGGGGACGGTCGACGGCTTCGCCGAGTTCGGCGTCTTCGTCGACGTCGGCGACAGCGTGACGGGACTGCTCCACGAAAGCGAGCTGGACGGCCGGCTCGACAACCTCGAATGGGAGCCCGGTGACGCAGTCTACGTCCAGGTGAAAAACGTCAGAGACAACGGTAACATCGACCTCGGCTGGTCGATCCGCCAGTCCGACCGGGAGTTCCGCGGGAAGTTGATCGACGACCCCGCGTTCGACGAGCCGAAACACCCCAAAGAGATCGACGGCAGCGCGCCGGACACAGGCGACACGTCGGACGCGTCCGAGTCGGAGCAGACGGCCGCGGACGCGTCGTCTGACGAAGCAGCGGAGGCTGTCACTGCATCGAAGACAGAGACGGCGTCGGAACAGAGCGACGAGCCGTCCGGCCGTCCCGAAGCGGGTGGCGTCCGGACGCGACAGGCCGATTCGGACGGGCCCGAGGCAGGCGAGACGCGGACCGCAGCCGAGACAGTCGCGTCCGAGGAAGCCGACGAGGCGCCGCTCGTGACGGTCGACTCCCTCGGGGATCGCATCGGCGAAACGGTACGACTGGAAGGGAAGATCGAGAGCGCGCGCCAGACCAGCGGGCCGACGGTGTTCGAACTCGCCGACGGCACCGGCACAGTCGACTGCGCTGCCTTCGAGGAGGCGGGCGTCCGAGCGTATCCGGACATCGGCGAAGACGACGTCGTTCGCCTGTCCGGCGAGGTCCGAGAGCGCCGCGGGGAACTGCAGGTCGAGACCGAGCAACTCACCGCGCTCGAAGACGACGAACGCGAGACGGTTCGCGAACGGATGGAGGCGGCACTGACGGAGAAGGCCCGACCTGGCGCGCTGGACCTGCTCGCCGAGGACGAGATGTTGTCGAGCCTTTCGGAGTCGTTCCGCGACGCGGCCGGCGAGATCCGGCGTGCCGTCTTCGAGGAGCGGCCGGTCATCGTCCGCCACAGCGCGACCGCGGACGGCTATGTCGCCGGTGCGGCGATCGAGCGTGCGACGCTCCCGCTGATCCGCGAGGAACACTCCCGCTCGGACGCCGAGTATCACTACTTCGATCGTCGGCCACTCGAGGGCGACGTCTACGAAATGGGCGATGCGACCAAGGACGTCACGACGATGCTCGGCAACCGTGAGCGCCACGACGAGCAACTGCCGCTGTACGTGTTCGTCGCGGTCGGCGGCACGCGCGAGTCGCTGGACGGACTGGAGTTCCTCGATGTGTACGACGCGCCGCGCGTGGTGATCGACACCGTCGCCGAGCCGGAGATCGCCGACGAGGTCGAGACGGTCGTCAGCCCCGATGCCGATCCCGCGACGCTGACGACGGTGGATGGCCAACTCGACGGGCCGACGACGGCAGCGATCGCGGCAAACGTCGCGACACACGTCAACGAGGACGTCCGCGAGGACCTGCTGCATCTGCCGGCGGTGAGCTTCTGGGAGGAACCGCCCGAAGCGTACGCCGAGGCCGCACGACAGGCAGGCTACGAGAGCGACACGCTCGCGGACATCCGGGACGCCGTCGCGCTGGAGGCGTACTACCAGTCCTACGAGGACAAACGACAGCTGATCGCCGACCTGCTCTTTGCGGGGCGGGCGAGCGACGTGGCCGACGACGAGGCGCGCGGGCTCGCGGGCCACGTCAGCGAACAGTTCCGCTCGAAACTGGAGACCGCCGTCGAGACCGCCGAGGCGAACGTCGATCGCCGGACGGTCGACGGCGTCGAGGTCGCCGTCCTCGACACCGAAGCGTTCACCCACCGCTTTGATTTCCCGCCGGAGACGCTGCTGCTCGACGAACTGCTCCGACAGCTGCGCAGTGACGTCGACGCGATCGTCGGCATCGGCGAGGACGACCTGCACCTTCGAAGCGAGCACGCTCTGGACGTGCGCACCGTCGCGACCCGGATCGACGAAGCAGTCCCGGACGCCGGAGTCGAGGCACAGAGCAGCCGCTCCCAGCAGATCGCGTTCCTCGCCGGTCGGCGGGACGCCGTGCTCGATGCCGCGCTGGAGACAGTTGCCGGTCAGCTAGCCTGA
- a CDS encoding DUF1667 domain-containing protein, producing the protein MTETVEITCIRCPIGCEIELEVEDGEILSMEGAGCIQGEDYAREEYRNPTRVLPTTVRVKGGVLPYVPVKTAEPIPKGELEAAVKELATVEVEAPIELGDVVFEDVCGTGVDIVATRDLPAKESDPLAAD; encoded by the coding sequence ATGACCGAAACTGTCGAAATTACGTGTATCAGGTGCCCGATCGGCTGTGAGATCGAACTGGAAGTCGAGGACGGCGAGATCCTCTCGATGGAGGGGGCTGGCTGTATCCAGGGTGAAGACTACGCCAGAGAGGAGTACCGCAATCCGACCAGAGTGCTGCCCACGACGGTGCGCGTCAAAGGCGGCGTGTTGCCGTACGTGCCAGTGAAGACGGCCGAACCGATCCCGAAAGGGGAACTCGAGGCCGCCGTCAAGGAACTCGCCACCGTCGAGGTCGAGGCCCCGATCGAACTCGGCGACGTGGTCTTCGAAGACGTCTGTGGAACCGGCGTGGATATCGTCGCGACGCGTGACCTGCCGGCCAAAGAATCGGACCCGCTGGCGGCCGACTAA
- a CDS encoding NAD(P)/FAD-dependent oxidoreductase, protein MQSQTDVVVVGGGVTGTAIARELSRYQLDVVLVEKSPDVCTGTSKANTALIHAGFNADPDKQKGRLNVRGNELYHERIQHELDVPIEWRGAMVVATDESERPKLEELLAKGQDNGVDGLEILEREQLLEKEPHLTDDAVAALWAPTAGIVNPFELTVGFANNAVENGASVELEAEVTDITKTDEGFTVETAKGEIDADIVINAAGLYADEVSKMVGVDDFEITPRRGEYYLYDKQFDIDIDTTIFPVPTEVTKGIVVTPTDEENLLIGPNAQEIDDKRDKATTRQGLDKVLEGAQKTVPDLTKQDVIKEFAGLRPAIKETGDFRIQIEEEVPGFINAAGIQSPGLASAPATAELVVDLVEEVRGDLEEDPAFDPNYSGPPKVRHMSHEERAALIEEDPRYGQIICRCETVTEGEIRDAINQPVPAQTVNAIKRRVRPGAGRCQGGFCGPRVIEILSEELDVPMTEIKLEEEGSELLTDEIKQPLLEKSREGSEVNADD, encoded by the coding sequence ATGCAATCACAAACGGATGTGGTGGTCGTCGGCGGTGGGGTGACCGGGACGGCCATCGCACGGGAACTGTCGCGGTACCAACTCGACGTCGTACTGGTGGAGAAATCCCCCGACGTCTGCACCGGGACGAGCAAGGCGAACACGGCTCTGATCCACGCCGGGTTCAACGCCGACCCGGACAAACAGAAAGGGCGGCTGAACGTCCGGGGTAACGAACTGTATCACGAGCGGATTCAGCACGAACTGGACGTGCCGATCGAGTGGCGCGGGGCGATGGTCGTCGCGACCGACGAGAGCGAACGGCCGAAACTCGAAGAACTCCTCGCGAAGGGGCAGGACAACGGCGTCGATGGACTGGAGATCCTCGAACGCGAGCAACTCCTCGAGAAGGAACCGCACCTGACCGACGACGCCGTGGCCGCGCTATGGGCCCCGACGGCCGGAATCGTCAATCCCTTCGAGCTGACCGTCGGGTTCGCCAACAACGCCGTCGAGAACGGGGCGAGCGTCGAGCTCGAAGCCGAAGTGACCGACATCACGAAGACTGATGAGGGGTTCACTGTCGAAACCGCGAAAGGCGAGATCGACGCCGACATCGTGATCAACGCGGCCGGGCTGTACGCCGACGAGGTCTCGAAGATGGTCGGCGTCGACGACTTCGAAATCACGCCCCGGCGCGGGGAGTACTACCTCTACGACAAGCAGTTCGACATCGATATCGACACGACGATCTTCCCCGTGCCGACCGAAGTCACGAAGGGGATCGTCGTGACGCCGACCGACGAGGAAAACCTGCTGATCGGCCCCAACGCCCAGGAGATCGACGATAAGCGCGACAAGGCGACGACCCGACAGGGGCTCGACAAGGTCCTCGAGGGCGCACAGAAGACGGTCCCGGACCTGACCAAACAGGACGTCATCAAGGAGTTTGCCGGGTTGCGGCCGGCGATCAAGGAGACCGGCGATTTCCGGATCCAGATCGAAGAGGAGGTGCCAGGGTTTATCAACGCAGCCGGGATCCAGTCGCCCGGGCTGGCCTCGGCTCCGGCGACCGCCGAACTGGTCGTCGACCTCGTCGAAGAGGTGCGTGGCGACCTCGAGGAGGATCCGGCGTTCGACCCCAATTACAGCGGCCCGCCGAAAGTCCGGCACATGAGCCACGAGGAGCGGGCGGCACTGATCGAGGAAGACCCCCGCTACGGGCAGATCATCTGTCGGTGCGAGACCGTCACGGAGGGCGAGATCCGTGACGCGATCAACCAGCCCGTCCCCGCACAGACGGTCAACGCGATCAAGCGCCGGGTCAGGCCCGGCGCCGGCCGGTGTCAGGGCGGGTTCTGTGGCCCGCGCGTCATCGAGATCCTCTCCGAGGAACTCGACGTTCCCATGACAGAAATCAAACTCGAGGAAGAAGGGTCGGAGCTGCTAACCGACGAGATCAAACAGCCACTGCTGGAGAAGTCCCGCGAGGGCTCGGAGGTGAACGCCGATGACTGA
- a CDS encoding NADPH-dependent FMN reductase — protein MTDPHVAAVAGSLREDSYTRLALKRALQEAGAAGASTDLIDLRELELPVFDADAREAGDAPELKRRIREADSILLGTPVYHGSYAAPLKNALDYCGFDEFEKKTVGLLAVAGGSFPITALDHLRSVCRALDCWVIPHQAAVPRASSAIEDGEFVDSDLESRVATLGADAVRYANIGPEPPSFESEENVGAGD, from the coding sequence ATGACCGATCCACACGTCGCCGCAGTCGCGGGGAGCCTCCGCGAGGACAGCTATACGCGGCTCGCACTGAAGCGCGCGCTACAGGAAGCCGGGGCGGCCGGCGCGAGTACGGATCTGATCGACCTTCGCGAACTCGAACTCCCGGTCTTCGACGCGGACGCCCGAGAGGCCGGCGACGCGCCCGAACTCAAACGGCGGATCCGCGAGGCGGACTCGATTCTGCTGGGGACGCCCGTCTATCACGGCTCCTACGCCGCGCCGCTGAAGAACGCGCTGGACTACTGTGGGTTCGACGAGTTTGAGAAAAAGACCGTGGGGCTGCTCGCGGTCGCCGGCGGGTCGTTCCCGATCACCGCGCTGGATCACCTGCGGTCGGTCTGTCGGGCGCTGGACTGCTGGGTGATCCCCCATCAGGCGGCCGTTCCGCGAGCCAGTAGCGCGATCGAGGACGGCGAGTTCGTCGATAGCGACCTGGAGTCGCGCGTGGCGACGCTGGGTGCGGACGCCGTCCGGTACGCGAACATCGGACCCGAACCGCCGTCGTTCGAGAGCGAGGAAAACGTCGGCGCCGGCGATTAA